The region CCTTTTGGGGCAGAAAGAGAATAAAATCCGTATTCGTTTGTCGTAGTTCCAATTTTCAGATTTGGTATGTAAATATTAACTCCAATTAGAGTTTCGTTGTTTTTGCTATCAATGATTGTACCGCTTAAAGTAAATTTTTCCTGAGAGAAAGAACTAAAAATCGTTAAAATAAAAAGAAAAAATGTGCAGGTATTTTTTGTAATCATTACATTGATTTTGATTTACATAGATAACAATTCTAGCCAAATGTTTTTCTGAAACTACTGTTAAAGATAAGTTAAGATAAAAAAAGGACAACTGTTGAGAGTTGTCCTTATAGTATTTATTGTAGATGCACAGAGTGCGTCTGAATTATTTGATTTTTGCAATAATTGCGTTAAATGTTTCGCTAGGACGCATTGCTTTACTCACTAACTCAGGAGTTGGCTGATAGTAACCTCCAATGTTTTGAGCTTTCCCTTGCGCACTAATTAATTCTGCGTCGATTTTAGCTTCGTTAGCTTCAAATTCAGCAGCAATTGGAGTAAAAATCGCTTTCAATTCAGCATCTTTAGTTTGACCAGCTAAAGCCTGAGCCCAGTAGAATGCTAAGTAGAAATGAGAACCACGGTTGTCAATTTGTCCTACTTTACGAGCTGGAGATTTATCGTTTGCTAAGAATTTATCGTTAGCCTGATCTAAAGTTTCAGATAAAACAATCGCTTTAGAGTTGTCTAAAGTTTGTCCTAAATGCTCTAAAGAAGCACCAAGAGCTAAAAATTCTCCTAATGAATCCCAACGTAAATAGCCTTCTTCTGTAAATTGCTCAACGTGTTTAGGAGCAGAACCTCCGGCACCAGTTTCGAACAATCCACCACCATTCATTAAAGGAACGATAGAAAGCATTTTTGCAGAAGTTCCTAATTCTAAGATTGGGAATAAATCTGTTAAGTAGTCACGTAAAACGTTTCCTGTTACAGAAATAGTATCTAAACCTTTGATGATTCTGTCTAAAGTAAATTCAGTAGCAGCGATTGGGTTTAAAATACGGATATCTAAGTTTGTAGTATCGTAATCTTTAAGGTATTTTTGAACTTTTACGATCAATTCTCTATCGTGAGCTCTGTTTTCGTCTAACCAGAAAACAGCAGGAGTATCAGATAAACGAGCTCTGTTTACAGCCAATTTAACCCAGTCCTGAATAGGAGCATCTTTTGCCTGGCACATTCTGAAGATATCGTTTGCTTCAACGTTTTGTTCCATTAAAACAGTTCCGTTTGCATCCACAACACGTACAACACCATCACCTTTAATTTGGAAAGTTTTGTCATGAGAACCATATTCTTCTGCTTTTTGAGCCATTAATCCAACGTTAGGAACGCTTCCCATTGTTTTTGGATCAAAAGCACCGTGTTTTTTACAGAAATCGATAGTTGCTGTATAAACACCAGCGTAAGAACGGTCTGGAATAACTGCAAATGTATCTTGTGCTTTTCCTTCTTTGTTCCACATTTGACCAGAAGTACGAATCATTGCTGGCATAGAAGCATCAACAATTACGTCAGAAGGAACGTGTAAGTTTGTAATTCCTTTATCAGAATTAACCATTGCCAAAGCTGGTCCGTTTGCGATAGCTTGATCGATAGCCGCTTCAACTTCTGCCTGCTCAGGTCTTCCTGCAATTTTAGCGTAGATATCACCTAAGCCGTTTCTTGTATCAACATTTAATTCTGCGAATAAAGAAGCGTATTTTTTGAAAACATCTGCAAAATATACTTCAACGATAGCGCCAAAGATAATTGGATCAGAAACTTTCATCATTGTAGCTTTTAAGTGTACAGAAAGTAAAACGCCTGCAGCTTTAGCTTCAGCGATAACATCAGCAGCAAAAGCTTTTAATTTATTTACGCTTAAAACAGAGCTGTCAATAATTTCTCCGGCTTTTAACGGAGTGCTTGCTTTAAGAACAGTTGTAGATCCGTCTTTAGCAACAAATTCGATTTTTACATCATTAGCTTCGTTTACAGTCAATGATTTTTCACTTCCGTAAAAATCACCTCCTGACATAGAAGCCACTTTAGTTTTTGAGTCAGCAGACCAGGCACCCATTGAGTGCGGATTTGCTTTTGCGAAGTTTTTAACTGCTCTTGGAGCTCTACGGTCAGAGTTTCCTTCACGTAAAACTGGGTTTACAGCAGAACCTAATACTTTTGCATATTTTGCTTTAATTTCCTTTTCAGCATCGTTTTGAGGATCTTCCGGGAAATTTGGTACGTTGTATCCGTGTGATTGTAATTCAGCAATAGCCGCTTTTAATTGAGGTACAGATGCCGAAATGTTTGGTAATTTGATGATGTTAGCTTCTGGTTTTGTAGCTAATTGGCCAAGTTCAGCAAGAGCATCACCCGTTTTTTGAGCATCTGTCAATGATTCAGGAAAGTTTGATAAAATTCTTCCTGCTAAAGAGATATCTCTGGTTTCAATAGCGATACCTGCTGTAGAAGTAAATGCCTGCACAATTGGTAACAAAGAATAAGTCGCTAATAATGGCGCCTCATCAGTTAAGGTGTAAAAAATTTTTGAATTCTGTGTCATTTTTTTTTTTTTTTTTTTATAAGCGTGTCGTCAAAAGATGACGATATGAAAAGTATAGTCGGCTCAAAACGAGCGGAGCAAATATAATAAAAACAGCCCGAAATCGGTGTAGTTTTATGGAGAAATACCGGAATTATCAGATTGTTATTTCGTGGTTATTAAATTATCAAATCGATGATTTTGATATTAAAAAATTACGGTTTTGATATTGGCTGAAAAAAAAGGCATAAAAAAACTCGTTTTAAAGTGAATGAAACGAGTTTTTTATAATAAATCAATAAGGATTATCTTTTTTTGTTTTTAATCTTAGCATTTACCAGTAAGTTCTATAAAGCATCGCTTTAAAATACATTAAATGTAATGTCTTAAGTAATAAATGTTAATGAATCATCTATTGTCATTTTTATTGACTACGTTTATAAATCTTCACAGAAAATCAATAAAAAGCATTTGATGCTCCTCATTTAATTCAATGTTATTTTTGTGGAAAGTTTATTGTTTTTATGATTTATTCTATAGGTGTTATACCAGTTGTATATGTGATTGTAAATCTGCCACCTATAACAACATTGTTTGTATTCAATGGTGTTGTACTACTTCCTACTGTACCTCCCGGGGTTTGAAGTATACCAACAATTCGGAATAGATTTCCGTTGTAAGGAACAATGAAACAGGTTGCGGGTGTATAATTTGATCCTGCTGAAGCAAAAGCTGTTTTTACATCTCTAATTGCATAAGTATATTCTGTATTAGAATTGGTAGGTCCACTATATGCAGGGTGTTCTGTTGAATCAAATGAAAATCCAGCTGGCAAGGAAAATAGATAGTCGCCACTTCCGGCTCTTCCTCCAGCTCCATTTGTAGCAGAGTATAGAAAATCAACTTCAAGTTGATTATTGCTTAAAATTCGGTATCGGATAAAATTATTTTGTGTTACAGTTGCCGGAAGCGGACTAATGCCTGGTGATGTAAGAATTGTCAAAGGTACTTTTGCTGAGAAGGGATTGGGAGCCATTGTTTTTAAAACACCATTCGCATCGGCAACTACAACCATGTCTGTTGCTGGTGTAATACTTTGTTGCAACCCTTCAAAACGCACTGGGTTTATTCCTGTAACTGGTGTTACATGTAAGGTATTTAAAGGCGCGGTATTGCCAATTCCTACTTTTATAGCATCAGTCCCTGTCCCGCCTAGTACCATGCTGTTAATTGCAGATACTTTTGCATTATTACCTATAGCTGTAGCGTTGGAAAGTGCATTAGAACTTGCGTTAGCGGCATTACCAATAAATATATTGTTACTACCTGTCGTATTAACCGTCCCGGCGTTAGTACCAATCGCTATATTAAAAGTACCAGATATATTGTTCTGAAGAGGGGAGGCGCCTATACCAATATTTGAAGCACCGCTTGTATTGTTTTGAAGTGAATAAAGACCTATTCCTATATTATTCATAGCATTTGTCTTTGTAAGTGCATAAGCACCAATACCAATATTTCCATTAGATAAATTAGATGCAAGTGCATTATCGCCAATACCAATGTTGGAATATGCTCCATTACCCGGTGTTACAGGAGCTCCAGCCAAACCAGCGTTAACACCGAAATATACGGATGACGTTCCTGGTCCGCCTGTTTGAAATCCTAGCCATCCGGCATGAATATTATTAATTCTGAAATTAAGTGCAGCGTTGTCTGTAGTACCAATAAAATTAGAAGTAGTACTAGTTGGATTAGAAGTAGTACCCACGTTGCCTTTAAGCAACCAGCCGTTGTTTAATGAAGAAGGATTAAGTGTTTTTAAAACTCCGGTTGTAGGATCAGAAACAATTAAATTATCTGTGCCAGAAATACTGTTTTGAAGCCCTGAAATGGCAAATGTATTAGTTGGGCTGGCGTTGATTGTTGTTGTGGGTTGTGTTAATGTGCCACCTAGTTGTATATTCCCATTAGTTGCTGTTAATCCGTTATTAGCGGTAGTAAGAGAATTGGGGTTGATTTGTACTTTTTCGCCGTACATTGTTACAACTGTTTTTGTTTGTGCAGCTAAAAATCCGAATTGGATTAATAAGATCAAACACACTAGTTTTTTCATTTTTTTATTTTTTACAGTGAAGGATTTCTTTTTTGTTTTTATTTTTTTTGCCTTCTAACGACTAGAAATTGACCGCGCAAAATTAGACTAATAAATGGGTGAGCACTGGCCAGTAGACGTCATGTAAATGATAAATTAAGCTAAATGTTGTCTTTGTAAGTTGTTTGTTTTTTAGTTGTTTATGTTTTTGTAGGTTTAATTTTGTAAAAAAAAATGTTTAATTTTGTATCGAGTTGGTCGCAGTTAATAGAAGCCAGATATTTTTTATTCGAAGTTTTATAAAAAAAAAGACTCGTTTCAAATAATATGAAACGAGTCTTTTTATAACAGATTGATAAATGATTATCTTCTTTTATCTTTAATCTTAGCTTTTTTACCAGTAAGTTCTCTGAAGTAGAAAATTCTAGCTCTACGTACAGCACCTTTCTTGTTCACTTCGATTTTTTGTAAAGCTGGTAAGTTTACTGGGAAGATACGCTCAACACCAACAGAACCAGACATTTTACGAATAGTAAAAGTTTCTGTAATTCCAGAACCTCTTCTTTGGATAACAACTCCTTTAAAGAACTGAGTTCTAGTTTTTTCACCCTCTTTAATTTCGTAGAAAACAGTGATTGTGTCTCCAGCTCCGAAATCTGGAAAATCTTTTTTAGCAACGAATTCGTCCTGAACGAATTTTAATAAATCTGCCATGATAATTTAAATTATGGTTTTTATATTAGAGCAACATTCACGGATCTCGCCAGAGGTTGGTCAAATTCGGGTGCAAATGTAGGTAAAAAAAAGCAAATTCCAAATTTTTAAAACTCCAAATTCCAATTTTTTAAAATATTGATAGAGTAGGAGTTAAGTGTAGTTTGTATTGTTCACTTTTTTAGTAATCAGTCTGTTGAGCCAGTTAGTAGTAATTCTGAAAACTGAATACTAAAAAAACTGAACACTGAGTACTATTTGTCTTCCAATAAAT is a window of Flavobacterium crocinum DNA encoding:
- a CDS encoding NADP-dependent isocitrate dehydrogenase — its product is MTQNSKIFYTLTDEAPLLATYSLLPIVQAFTSTAGIAIETRDISLAGRILSNFPESLTDAQKTGDALAELGQLATKPEANIIKLPNISASVPQLKAAIAELQSHGYNVPNFPEDPQNDAEKEIKAKYAKVLGSAVNPVLREGNSDRRAPRAVKNFAKANPHSMGAWSADSKTKVASMSGGDFYGSEKSLTVNEANDVKIEFVAKDGSTTVLKASTPLKAGEIIDSSVLSVNKLKAFAADVIAEAKAAGVLLSVHLKATMMKVSDPIIFGAIVEVYFADVFKKYASLFAELNVDTRNGLGDIYAKIAGRPEQAEVEAAIDQAIANGPALAMVNSDKGITNLHVPSDVIVDASMPAMIRTSGQMWNKEGKAQDTFAVIPDRSYAGVYTATIDFCKKHGAFDPKTMGSVPNVGLMAQKAEEYGSHDKTFQIKGDGVVRVVDANGTVLMEQNVEANDIFRMCQAKDAPIQDWVKLAVNRARLSDTPAVFWLDENRAHDRELIVKVQKYLKDYDTTNLDIRILNPIAATEFTLDRIIKGLDTISVTGNVLRDYLTDLFPILELGTSAKMLSIVPLMNGGGLFETGAGGSAPKHVEQFTEEGYLRWDSLGEFLALGASLEHLGQTLDNSKAIVLSETLDQANDKFLANDKSPARKVGQIDNRGSHFYLAFYWAQALAGQTKDAELKAIFTPIAAEFEANEAKIDAELISAQGKAQNIGGYYQPTPELVSKAMRPSETFNAIIAKIK
- the rplS gene encoding 50S ribosomal protein L19 — its product is MADLLKFVQDEFVAKKDFPDFGAGDTITVFYEIKEGEKTRTQFFKGVVIQRRGSGITETFTIRKMSGSVGVERIFPVNLPALQKIEVNKKGAVRRARIFYFRELTGKKAKIKDKRR